From Carassius auratus strain Wakin chromosome 1, ASM336829v1, whole genome shotgun sequence, the proteins below share one genomic window:
- the LOC113109593 gene encoding protein disulfide-isomerase encodes MRFLQILGFTLLLCGLCVRAEEETVEEVEDSSEEEPEKPEKTDEITEEKDVLVLHSVNFKRALSENKYLLVEFYAPWCGHCRSLEPIYAEVAGLLKNGSSEVRLAKVDASEERDLAAEFNVESFPTLKFFKDGNRQTVTDFSGKQTVKGITRWLERHTGPSATVLSDVKSLEALLDANEVVVVGFFQDLEGDKAKTFYDVTLIAVDVDFGITSNLELFKKYDVKSDSLVLFKKFDEKRADLTLTEESKLDKEEMISFIHSNSMKLVIPFNEENAELIFSSKVRNHMLLFINTTVESQNALLEDFRDVASEFKGKVLFITLDVTSDKVDHVLKYFSISANDAPNTRLINTEKVVTYAMEGSTINKDTLRTFCQGVLDGTVKPFLKTQEIPEDWDKNPVKILVGKNFNKVAFDETKNVFVEFYAPWCGHCKQLAPIWDELGEKYKDHENIVIAKMDASQNDVENVTIQGFPTIKYFPAGTENKIVDYDGNRDLETFLKFLDNGGVLPEEESKDDDEDEGDDDDDDDDEDEVLDEPIKESKSSTSETSKDEL; translated from the exons ATGAGGTTTCTACAAATTCTGGGTTTCACCCTCTTGCTCTGCGGCCTTTGTGTGAGGGCAGAGGAGGAAACAGTTGAGGAAGTTGAGGACAGCTCTGAAGAAGAACCAGAGAAACCAGAAAAGACAGATGAAATTACAGAAGAGAAAGATGTTTTGGTTCTTCATAGTGTTAACTTTAAAAGGGCTCTCAGTGAGAACAAGTACCTGCTTGTAGAATTCT ACGCTCCATGGTGTGGTCACTGTCGCAGTCTGGAGCCTATTTATGCAGAAGTTGCTGGATTACTGAAAAATGGTTCATCTGAAGTACGACTGGCCAAAGTGGATGCGTCCGAAGAGAGAGACCTTGCAGCAGAGTTCAATGTGGAAAGCTTTCCCACACTTAAATTCTTCAAAGATGGCAACAGGCAAACTGTCACTGATTTTTCtg GAAAACAAACGGTTAAAGGAATCACGAGGTGGCTGGAGAGGCACACGGGACCCAGCGCTACGGTTCTCAGCGATGTGAAGAGTTTAGAGGCTCTGCTGGATGCAAATGAAGTGGTTGTGGTTGGATTCTTCCAG GATTTGGAAGGTGATAAGGCAAAGACATTCTATGATGTAACTTTAATAGCAGTGGATGTTGACTTCGGAATCACAAGCAACCTAGAGCTTTTTAAGAAGTATGACGTAAAAAGTGACTCTTTGGTGCTCTTCAAGAAG TTTGATGAAAAGCGGGCAGACTTGACACTCACAGAAGAAAGCAAGCTAGACAAAGAGGAGATGATTTCATTTATCCATTCCAACAGTATGAAACTTGTCATTCCATTTAATGAAGAG AATGCTGAACTAATTTTTAGTTCTAAGGTCCGTAATCACATGCTTCTATTCATTAATACAACTGTggaatcccagaatgcacttctAGAAGATTTTAGAGATGTTGCCAGTGAGTTTAAGGGAAAA GTGCTTTTCATCACATTAGATGTTACGTCTGACAAAGTGGATCATGTGCTGAAGTATTTCAGCATCTCTGCAAATGATGCTCCTAATACTCGCTTGATCAACACTGAGAAAGTGGTGACATACGCAATGGAAGGCTCAACCATCAACAAAGATACACTGAGAACATTTTgccagggtgttctggatggtacTGTGAAG CCCTTTTTGAAGACTCAAGAAATTCCAGAGGACTGGGACAAGAATCCAGTTAAAATCCTTGTTGGGAAGAACTTCAACAAAGTGGCTTTTGATGAGACTAAGAATGTCTTTGTGGAATTCT ATGCTCCATGGTGTGGTCACTGTAAGCAACTGGCTCCTATATGGGATGAGTTGGGCGAGAAGTACAAAGACCATGAGAACATAGTCATTGCGAAGATGGATGCTTCACAAAATGATGTGGAAAATGTCACTATACAGGGATTTCCTACCATTAAATACTTTCCAGCTGGGACTGAAAATAAG ATTGTTGACTATGATGGAAATAGAGATTTGGAGACTTTCTTAAAGTTCCTGGATAATGGAGGAGTGTTACCAGAAGAAGAGAgtaaagatgatgatgaggacgaaggtgatgatgatgatgatgatgatgatgaagatgag GTGTTAGATGAACCGATAAAAGAGTCTAAGTCTTCTACCAGTGAAACCAGCAAGGATGAGCTTTGA